DNA from Bordetella genomosp. 13:
GCCGAGTACAACCTCGCCCTGGGCCAGCGTCGCGCCGACGCCGTCCGTCGCATGATGACCCTGCTGGGCGTCAGCGACAGCCAGATCGAGACCATCAGCTTCGGCAAGGAAAAGCCGAAGGCTACCGGTACCTCGGAAGCCGACTATGCGGAAAACCGCCGCGCCGATATCGCTTATCAGCGCTAAGCAGTACCATCACGTTTAAAGTGCCCCACCACTTCTGCGTCGGGACGGTCGGCCGACCGTCCCGACGTTTGTCTTTTGACTCCCTGGAAATTCCATGCGAGACCGAGTTCCTACCTTGCGCTACCTCGCCATCGCCGCGAGCCTTGCCCTGACCGCCATGGCGGCGCCCGCCAGCGCTTTCGCCGATGACGAAGCGCGCCGGGCCATTCTCGACCTGCGCCAGCAGGTCCAGCAGCAGAACGAACAGAACATGCGGGCGCGGCTGCAGTTGGCCGACCAGATCCAGTCGCTGCAGCAGGAGATCGCCCAGTTGCGCAATCAGCTGGAACTGGTGTCGCGGCAGCAAACCTCCACCACGCAGCAGGGCAAGGCAGGCCAGCAGCAGAACAACCATCCCGGCAACCCGCCCGGGGTGTCCGCCGCCGACGCGCAGGAACAGGCCGCCTACGACGGCGCGATCGACCTGTTCCGCAAGGCGCAGTACAAGGAAGCGGCCGAATCCTTCGCGGCCTTCACGGCCCTGTACCCGAACAGTGCGCTGGCTCCCTCCGCGCAGTTCTACCTGGGCAGCAGCCGCTATGCGGTGAAGGACTTCAAGGGCGCCATCGAGCAGTTGAACCTGCTGGTGCAGAACGCCCCCAACGATGCGCGGGCCCCGGATGCGCTGCTGGTGATCGCGGGCAGCCAGATCGAACTGAACAACCGCGCGGGTGCCAAGGCCACGCTGCAGCGCATCGTGTCGGAATATCCCTCCACGCCGGCTGCCAGCACGGCCAAGAGCCGCCTGCAGCTGCTGCAGTAATCCCGATATCGCACCACGGCAAGCGCGCCGCCATGCGGCGCCGGCCATACCCAGGACAAGCCGGCCGCGTGCCGGCTTTTCGTTTATCGCGACGTTATGGCGCCGTGTCGCCGCGCCCGTCAGGCGGTGCCGGCCGCCAACATCAGCAGTACTACCCCGACCAGGATCAGCGCGATGCCGGACAGCTCGCGGCGGCTGGGCGCCTGCGAGAACAGCCGGTGCGACAGCGCCTGCGCGAACAGTACCTCGACCAGACCCAGCGTGCGCACGTTGGCGGCCGAGGTCAGCGCGAAACCGATGAACCAGGCCTGCGACGCGGTCGCGCCCAGCAGTCCGCCCCAGATCGAGGCGCGCCACGCCGCCGCGCAGGCGCGCAGCAGCGCGCGATCGAACAGCGCCATCCAGCCCAGCAGAATCAACACCTGGATGCCCAGCGACCAGCACAGCGTCCAGGTCGCCTGCACCGCGAACATGCCGCCGTCGAGTTCGAGGATGGCGCCGCGGAAGCACACCGACGACAGCGCGAAGCCGCCGCCCGACAACAGCCCCAACAGCGCGGGCCGCCAGTTGGACGCCTGCGTCGCGCCCACGGGACGGCCGGACATCAGCACCACGCCCAACGTGGCCAGCACCACTGCCAGCATGCCGACGGGCGACAGCGGATCACCCAGCACGGCAAAGCCGAACACGGCCACCTGCACCGGCTCGGTCTTGGTCCAGGCCGTGACCACCACGAAGGACCGTTCGCGCATGGCCGCCAGCATCAGGGCGGTGGCGGCGATCTGCAGCAACGCGCCCGCGACCACGAACGCCAGGAACGGCGCGTTGATGGAGGGGGGCACCTCGCCCGCCAGCAGGCACATGGCCAGCAGGTACAGCAAGGCGAACGGAAAGCCGAACAGGAAGCGGACCTGCGTGGCCCCCAGGGTGCCCAGCGTGGCGGTCAGGCCGCGCTGCACGGCATTGCGGCCCGCCTGCGCGGCGGCAGCGACCAGCGTCGCGGGAATCCAGAGCCAGGTGTAGTCCATGCGCGCCCTTACGCGCGCAGCGCGACGTCGGCAACGGGCGCGCCCGTCATTGCAGCCAGCTGCCGCGGCGTCAGATTGAACACGGCATGCGGATGGCCGGCTGCCGCCCACAGGCTGTCGTATTGGAACAGGTCCTGGTCCAGCAGCATGACCGGGGGCACCACGTGGCCGATGGGGCAGACGCCTCCGATGGCGTAGCCCGTGGCCGCGCGCACGAACCTGGCATCCGCCTTGGCCAGCGCGCCGACCTGCGCCGCCACCTTGGCCTCGTCGACGCGGTTGATGCCGCTGGCGACCACCAGCACGGGCGCGTCGTCGGCGGCGCGGCGGAAGATGATGGACTTGGCGATCTGGGCCACCTGGCAGCCCAGGCCGGCGGCGGCCTCGGCGGAGGTCTTGCCGGTGTCGGGCAGCATCACCACGGGCCTGTCGTGCCCCAGCTGCTGCAACAGCGACGCCACGCGTCGGGCGGATTCGGGCAAGGAGACAGAGGGGTCTGCGGACATGGGGAGATCGGCCTTGAACGAGCGTAGCCGGCGCACGGCGCCGTGGGACAAGGCTATCGAGTGTATCTCAGCCGATGCGCCTCTTCCCCGAGGGTAGAATCTGCGCTTGCCTAGCCCGACAGCCCCCATGCGTACCGCTCCCGAACTGCCCCTGCGCAACGCCGCCCTGCCCGGCGGCGACGTTTCCTATATCGACCACGGCGCCGGCACGCCTATCGTGCTGATCCACGGCTCGCTGTGCGACTGCCGCTACTGGACGCCCCAGATGGCGCAGCTGGGCCGCGGCTGGCGAGTGCTGGCCCTTTCACTGCGACGCTATTGGCCGGAACAGTGGGACGGCATGGGCGCCGGCTTTTCGCTGGCCGAGCACGCCGAACAGGTGCAGGACTTCGTGGAGCGCGTGGCGGGCGGGCCGGCCCATCTGGTGGGCCACTCGCGCGGCGGCCGCATCGCGCTGGAAGCCGCGCTGCATCGGCCCGACCTGGTGCGCACGCTGACACTGGCCGACCCGGGCCTGCCCGTGCCGGGCCAACCGGACCAGCGCGGCGACTTCCGCAGCCAGGCGCTCGAACGCATCCAGGCCGGCGCGGTGGACGAGGGCCTGGCGCTGTTCATCGACGCGGTCACGGGCCCCGACACCTGGCGGCGCATGGTGCCGTGGTTCAAGGACATGGTGCGCGACAACGCCGCGACGCTGCTGGGCCAGGCGCGCGAAACGCCGGCGCCGGTCGACGAAGGCGCGTTGCAGGTCCTGGGGCTGCCCACGCTGCTGATCGGCGGCGCGCTCAGTCCGCAACCCTATCCCGCGGTGCTGGACTGGCTGGAGCGCACCCTGCCCTGCACCGACCGGCAGACCATCGCGGGCTCGTCGCACGGCATGAACCTGGGCAACCCGCGCGCCTTCAACCGGGCCATCGAAGACTTTCTGGCCTGAGTCGCGGCGCTGGCGCCCGCCGCGATATGTCCGTCATGCCTGCCGCGCGGCGCCGGGCTACCGGCCCGCGCGGCCGTGGGGCAGAATAGCCCTTCGACGGATCCAAGGAGAGCGCTCGCATGCAAGGCATCTGGCTGGAAATCTGGACCACACTGCGCACCGAGTTTTCCGACATACCGGACGCCGGCGAGGCGACCCGCATGGTCGTGCGGCTGCTGATGGCCGCGCTGCTGGGCGGCCTGCTGGGCTATGAACGCGAACTCAGCGGCAAGTCGGCGGGCCTGCGCACGCACATGCTGGTTGCGCTGGGCGCCGCGCTGTTCGTCCTGGGACCGCTGCAGGCGGGCATGCACATCAATGACCTCAGCCGCGTGCTGCAGGGCGTGGTGGCGGGGGTGGGTTTCCTGGGCGCGGGCGCCATCCTGAAGCTGGGCGAGGAGCACCGCATCCGCGGCCTGACCACGTCGGCCGGCATCTGGCTGACCGCCGCCATCGGCGTGACGGCGGGCATGGGCCGCGAAACCACGGCGGTGTTCGCCACGCTGCTTGCGCTGTTCGTGCTGCGCGCGCTGCATACCTTGGAAAGGCGCATCGAGTCGCGCAACCACAAAAGCGAACTGGTGCGCCCGGCCGAAGAGCGCGCGGCAGGAACGCGCCGCCGCAGCGTGCAGGACGACGAACGGTAGCCGGCGCGGACATGCGGCGGGCATTGCCGGCCGCATGCCCCCCGCGACTAACGGCCCGCGTGCGCCGCCATGACCTGCTCGGCCACCTGGCGCGGCGCCTCGGCGTAGTGCTTGAACTCCATGGTGTAGGTGGCGCGGCCCTGCGTTAGCGAACGCAGCGAAGTGGAATAGCCGAACATCTCAGCCAGCGGCACTTCGGCGCGCACCAGCTTGCCGCCGCCGCCCGCGATGTCCTCCATGCCCTGCACCATGCCGCGCCGCGACGACAGGTCGCCCATGACCGAGCCGGTGTAGTCCTCGGGCGTCTCGACCTCGACGTGCATCATGGGCTCGAGCAGTACCGGCTTGGCGCGCCGCATGCCTTCCTTGAACGCCATCGAGCCCGCCATGCGGAAGGCGTTCTCGTTCGAGTCCACGTCGTGGTATGAACCGAACACCAGCGTGACCTTGACGTCGACCACCGGATAGCCCGCCAGCACGCCCGCGTTGAGGCTGTCGCGCACGCCGCGTTCCACCGCGGGAATGAACTCGCGCGGCACGACGCCGCCCTTGATGGCGTCCACGAATTCGAAGCCGGCGCCGGGCGTCTGCGGCTCGAGCTTGAGCACGGCATGGCCGTACTGGCCGCGGCCGCCGGATTGCTTGACGAACTTGCCCTCGACGTCGTCGGCGACGGTGCGGATGGTCTCGCGGTAGGCCACCTGCGGCTTGCCCACGCTGGCCTCGACGCCGAATTCCCGCTTCATGCGGTCGACGATGATCTCGAGGTGCAGCTCGCCCATGCCCGAGATGATGGTCTGGCCCGACTCTTCGTCGGTACGCACCCGGAACGACGGATCTTCCTGCGCTAGGCGATTGAGCGCCAGGCTCATTTTCTCCTGGTCGGCCTTGGTCTTGGGTTCGACGGCCTGCGAGATGACGGGCTCGGGGAACACCATGCGTTCCAGGATGATGACCCGCTGCGGGTCGCTGAGCGTGTCGCCCGTGGTGACGTCCTTCAGGCCCACGGCGGCGGCGATGTCGCCCGCATAGACTTCCTGGATCTCGTGCCGCTCGTTCGCATGCATCTGCAGGATGCGGCCGATACGTTCCTTCTTGCCCTTGATGGGGTTGAAGACGGTGTCGCCGGACTTGACCACGCCCGAGTAGACGCGGAAGAACACCAGCTGGCCGACGAAAGGGTCGGTCATGATCTTGAAGGCCAGCGCCGAGAAAGGCTCGGCGTCGGCGGGATGGCGCTCGAGCTCGCCGTCGTGTTCGTCGTGGCCCTTGATGGCGGGCACGTCCGCCGGCGAGGGCAGATAGTCGATGACCGCGTCCAGCATCGCCTGCACGCCCTTGTTCTTGAACGCGCTGCCACAGAGCATCGGCACGATCTCGTTGGCGATGGTGCGCTTGCGCAGCGCCGCCTTGATCTCGGCCTCGGTAAGTTCGACGCCCGACAGGTACTTATCCAGCATCGCCTCGTCGGCCTCGGCGGCCTTCTCGACCAGATGCTCGCGCCACTGGCGGGCGGTCTCCTGCAGCGCCGCGGGCACGTCGCGGTATTCGAAGCGCACGCCCTGGCTGGCGTCGTCCCAGATGATGGCCTTCATCTTCACCAGGTCGATCACGCCTTCGAAGCCGTCCTCCGCGCCCACCGGAATCTGCACGGGAACGGCGTCGCCGCGCAGGCGCTCGGCGATCTGGCGCTGCACGCGGAAGAAATCGGCGCCCACGCGGTCCATCTTGTTGACGAACGCGATGCGCGGCACGCCATACTTGTTGGCCTGGCGCCAGACGGTCTCGGACTGCGGCTGCACGCCCCCGACGGCGTCGTACACCATGCAGGCGCCGTCCAGCACGCGCATGGAGCGCTCGACCTCGATGGTGAAGTCGACGTGTCCGGGCGTGTCGATGATGTTGATGCGATGTTCGGGATAGTCGCCCGCCATGCCGCGCCAGAACGCCGTGGTGGCGGCCGACGTGATGGTGATGCCGCGTTCCTGCTCCTGCTCCATCCAGTCCATGACGGCCGCGCCGTTGTGCACCTCGCCTATCTTGTGCGTGATGCCGGTATAGAAAAGAATGCGCTCGGTCGTGGTGGTCTTGCCCGCGTCGATGTGGGCGCTGATACCGATGTTCCGATATTGTTCGATACGCGTTCTGCGAGTCATGGCGGCCTCTGTGGCTACTAAGGTTGACTCGTCGATATTACGCCTGCGCGCCGGCACGCGGGGATGTGGCGGATAGCACGAAAGGGTGATTGACCCGCGGCCTGCCCGAGAGGCCGGCATAGGGTGGCGGTCGAGACGGGCGGGGAGCCTGGCGCGAGGCCGCGGCGGGCCGCCGGACGGCGGCCCGAGGGAAGACTACTTGTCTTCCTTGACGCGATAGACCAGCACCGCTGTGGACGCCAGCGACAGCACCTTGGCGGTGACGCTGCCCAGTAGCAGGCGCGACAGGCCGCTGCGGCCATGGCTGCCGATGAAGATCAGGTCGCAGCCGTTGTCGGCGGCCGCCTGCACGATGCCGTCGGCGACGTTGAAGTTCGACACGGCGCACTTGCGAGCAGTAATGCCGGCCGTGTCGGCGCGGTCGAGCACGTGCTGCAGGTACTTGTCGGACTGCTCGGCGGCGGCCTTTTCATAGTCCTCGTCGGTAATGGCATACGCGGCCGCCATGCCGTCGAAGCCGATGGTGGCGGCGAACGGTTGGCTGACGTGCAGGGCCACGACCTCGGCGCCGACGGAGCGGGCAAAGCACACGCCCGCATTGGCCGCCTGCGACGACAGCGGAGAGCCGTCGGTGGGGATCAGGATTTTCTTGAACATGATTGGCTCCTGTCTGGGTAGAGGCGTGTCCATGCTACCGGAAAAGCCTGCCAGGCGACATCACACCTGTGACAAACCTTGATGCTGGTCAACCCTGCTGGATGGCGTTGGCATACAGGTTGGTGCAGCGCGTGCCGGTGCGGCAGTAGGCCAGCACGGGGCCGGGCAGCGTGCGCAGCAGTTCGGCGAAGCGGGCGACGTCCTGCATGGTCATGGCGCCGCTGACCACGGGCTGATACTCGACCTGCAGGCCGGCGGCCAGCGCGGCGCGCGAGACGTCCGCGGCCGTGGGCTGGTCGGGCCCGCCTTCGTAATCGGGACGATTGATGATGACGCTCTTGTAGCCGGCGGCGGCCACTTCGGCCATGTCCTCGGGCGCGAGTTGCGGCGCCACGGCGAAGTCGGGGCTCAGGGGGCGGATGGAAGCAGCCATGGGAATTCCTGGATAGCGGTTCGTGGATGATGCGGCGAGGCGACACGCCGCAACGGACATATCTCAAGTATAGGCGCGTCAGGCAGGCTGGACGGCGAGCCGCGGCGGCAGCAGCGCGGCCAGCTCGCGCCACATCGGTGCGCTCTCGACCATGGTGACCGAGAAGCGCAGCATGGTCGACGGCGCCTGGCTCGGCGAGAACAGCGTGCCGGGAGCCAGCAGCATGCCGCGGTCGGCGGCGGCGCGCGCCACCGCCTCGGAATCGCGGCCGCAATCTGCCCACAGGAACATGCCGGCATGCGGTTCGTGCG
Protein-coding regions in this window:
- the fusA gene encoding elongation factor G, with translation MTRRTRIEQYRNIGISAHIDAGKTTTTERILFYTGITHKIGEVHNGAAVMDWMEQEQERGITITSAATTAFWRGMAGDYPEHRINIIDTPGHVDFTIEVERSMRVLDGACMVYDAVGGVQPQSETVWRQANKYGVPRIAFVNKMDRVGADFFRVQRQIAERLRGDAVPVQIPVGAEDGFEGVIDLVKMKAIIWDDASQGVRFEYRDVPAALQETARQWREHLVEKAAEADEAMLDKYLSGVELTEAEIKAALRKRTIANEIVPMLCGSAFKNKGVQAMLDAVIDYLPSPADVPAIKGHDEHDGELERHPADAEPFSALAFKIMTDPFVGQLVFFRVYSGVVKSGDTVFNPIKGKKERIGRILQMHANERHEIQEVYAGDIAAAVGLKDVTTGDTLSDPQRVIILERMVFPEPVISQAVEPKTKADQEKMSLALNRLAQEDPSFRVRTDEESGQTIISGMGELHLEIIVDRMKREFGVEASVGKPQVAYRETIRTVADDVEGKFVKQSGGRGQYGHAVLKLEPQTPGAGFEFVDAIKGGVVPREFIPAVERGVRDSLNAGVLAGYPVVDVKVTLVFGSYHDVDSNENAFRMAGSMAFKEGMRRAKPVLLEPMMHVEVETPEDYTGSVMGDLSSRRGMVQGMEDIAGGGGKLVRAEVPLAEMFGYSTSLRSLTQGRATYTMEFKHYAEAPRQVAEQVMAAHAGR
- a CDS encoding universal stress protein gives rise to the protein MFKKILIPTDGSPLSSQAANAGVCFARSVGAEVVALHVSQPFAATIGFDGMAAAYAITDEDYEKAAAEQSDKYLQHVLDRADTAGITARKCAVSNFNVADGIVQAAADNGCDLIFIGSHGRSGLSRLLLGSVTAKVLSLASTAVLVYRVKEDK
- a CDS encoding DMT family transporter translates to MDYTWLWIPATLVAAAAQAGRNAVQRGLTATLGTLGATQVRFLFGFPFALLYLLAMCLLAGEVPPSINAPFLAFVVAGALLQIAATALMLAAMRERSFVVVTAWTKTEPVQVAVFGFAVLGDPLSPVGMLAVVLATLGVVLMSGRPVGATQASNWRPALLGLLSGGGFALSSVCFRGAILELDGGMFAVQATWTLCWSLGIQVLILLGWMALFDRALLRACAAAWRASIWGGLLGATASQAWFIGFALTSAANVRTLGLVEVLFAQALSHRLFSQAPSRRELSGIALILVGVVLLMLAAGTA
- a CDS encoding MgtC/SapB family protein is translated as MQGIWLEIWTTLRTEFSDIPDAGEATRMVVRLLMAALLGGLLGYERELSGKSAGLRTHMLVALGAALFVLGPLQAGMHINDLSRVLQGVVAGVGFLGAGAILKLGEEHRIRGLTTSAGIWLTAAIGVTAGMGRETTAVFATLLALFVLRALHTLERRIESRNHKSELVRPAEERAAGTRRRSVQDDER
- a CDS encoding alpha/beta fold hydrolase; translated protein: MRTAPELPLRNAALPGGDVSYIDHGAGTPIVLIHGSLCDCRYWTPQMAQLGRGWRVLALSLRRYWPEQWDGMGAGFSLAEHAEQVQDFVERVAGGPAHLVGHSRGGRIALEAALHRPDLVRTLTLADPGLPVPGQPDQRGDFRSQALERIQAGAVDEGLALFIDAVTGPDTWRRMVPWFKDMVRDNAATLLGQARETPAPVDEGALQVLGLPTLLIGGALSPQPYPAVLDWLERTLPCTDRQTIAGSSHGMNLGNPRAFNRAIEDFLA
- a CDS encoding TIGR01244 family sulfur transferase — protein: MAASIRPLSPDFAVAPQLAPEDMAEVAAAGYKSVIINRPDYEGGPDQPTAADVSRAALAAGLQVEYQPVVSGAMTMQDVARFAELLRTLPGPVLAYCRTGTRCTNLYANAIQQG
- a CDS encoding YbaK/EbsC family protein, which translates into the protein MSADPSVSLPESARRVASLLQQLGHDRPVVMLPDTGKTSAEAAAGLGCQVAQIAKSIIFRRAADDAPVLVVASGINRVDEAKVAAQVGALAKADARFVRAATGYAIGGVCPIGHVVPPVMLLDQDLFQYDSLWAAAGHPHAVFNLTPRQLAAMTGAPVADVALRA
- the ybgF gene encoding tol-pal system protein YbgF, whose product is MRDRVPTLRYLAIAASLALTAMAAPASAFADDEARRAILDLRQQVQQQNEQNMRARLQLADQIQSLQQEIAQLRNQLELVSRQQTSTTQQGKAGQQQNNHPGNPPGVSAADAQEQAAYDGAIDLFRKAQYKEAAESFAAFTALYPNSALAPSAQFYLGSSRYAVKDFKGAIEQLNLLVQNAPNDARAPDALLVIAGSQIELNNRAGAKATLQRIVSEYPSTPAASTAKSRLQLLQ